In Colletotrichum destructivum chromosome 8, complete sequence, the following proteins share a genomic window:
- a CDS encoding Putative peptidase M43, pregnancy-associated plasma-A, which yields MCRASCLTYAQSEVRKAVSFTSHAPTALLRDTKGDLLVDFKHACSDTMRLLRELTAALQGFAAQTAVAHGDFSCGTPNPSHDHIKIAHGLWRDEIVNGTLVIRSRASIVVDTYLHVLASSRSAAGGYIDDVGLHRQMAVLNANFRPHDISFRLQGVTRTVNAGWAGGGDELRMKRALRQGGYASLNVYFLGRSSGILGKCTFPQGASVGSNTFTLDGCTVASSTIPGGKGRNVNLGKTLTHETGHWLGLYHTFRGGCDGEGDLISDTPAQGSPTQGCPPSRDSCPHKPGLDPIHNYMDYSTEEFTIGQRVRMHSFWRKYRLNAA from the exons ATGTGCAGAGCCAGCTGCCTGACTTACGCGCAATCAGAGGTAAGGAAGGCTGTGTCTTTTACCTCGCATGCCCCTACTGCGTTACTTAGGGATACCAAGGGAGATCTTTTGGTTGACTTCAAACACGCATGCAGTGACACGATGCGACTCCTCCGTGAACTGACGGCCGCTTTGCAGGGCTTCGCCGCCCAAACTGCCGTGGCTCATGGTGATTTTAGTTGCGGAACGCCGAACCCATCGCACGATCATATCAAAATCGCACACGGCCTGTGGAGGGATGAGATCGTCAACGGCACCCTAGTCATACGCTCAAGAGCTAGTATCGTAGTAGACACATATCTCCATGTTCTAGCCTCGAGCCGCTCAGCTGCCGGTGGGTATATAGAT GATGTAGGGCTCCACCGCCAGATGGCCGTTCTTAACGCAAACTTCAGACCTCACGATATTTCGTTCAGGCTACAGGGCGTGACACGCACTGTGAACGCCGGctgggctggcggcggcgacgagctaCGTATGAAACGCGCCCTCCGCCAAGGGGGGTACGCCAGCCTCAACGTCTATTTTCTAGGTCGCTCGTCAGGCATTTTAGGCAAGTGCACGTTCCCGCAAGGGGCGTCTGTAGGCTCAAATACCTTCACACTGGATGGCTGTACTGTGGCCTCGTCAACGATCCCAGGCGGGAAGGGTCGGAACGTTAACCTAGGGAAAACCCTCACGCATGAGACAGGCCACTGGCTCGGGCTTTACCACACGTTCCGAGGCGGTTGCGATGGCGAAGGGGATCTTATCTCGGATACGCCAGCCCAGGGCAGCCCTACGCAGGGCTGCCCCCCATCCCGTGACTCCTGCCCGCACAAACCCGGCCTTGACCCAATACACAACTACATGGATTATTCGACTGA AGAGTTCACCATAGGTCAGCGTGTCCGTATGCACAGCTTCTGGCGAAAATATCGCCTGAACGCTGCATAA
- a CDS encoding Putative major facilitator superfamily, MFS transporter superfamily encodes MLAPTTVAPAGGDGLPPGTTKLIDQDGSIVGKHASGSDEADIVLIPRASDDPEDPLNWTKKRKWLATSCVLVYTIMIAIPSSAVYSVVTPIRTATGLSLSDINNGTGIMFLFYGWGCLIWQPCALQYGKRPAYLASLLANIAILATAPMCTKKHTYLANRILLGLFGAPVESLCEISITDIWFAHQRPKYLALYGWGLSMTGKLAPMLSGFINVGMGWEWTLVRISAGAYSCLEILLLTHLKTFQWWCAIFNGIAFVYCFLFMEETNYDRPARPVGDNTALMSDNGATDHQQGGDDADEKMSDKAGDSNSANDDKAVDSETGQVFFPRKTYVQKLGIKDKSRPNRMLDIALGGLRGFTYPSVVYAGLMYGANNLVWSGVQNATAGTVYTTMYGFSTAGVAAAYAGGLLGTMVGGYYCGKVGRLLTIKLARRNGGISESEHSLWLFSASMFLVPFSMLLYGLGVTYHIHWMGLVISQFTLAINNALAVSGSLGYAIASYPQLSGDMITTCVIIRNTMSFAINYGITPWLNQMGYRDTYIIVAAIGFVWNASIFVVTKYGRSIREKSAARYWKQVAQAHAKGLSH; translated from the exons ATGTTGGCCCCCACAACCGTCGCCCCAGCGGGCGGAGATGGCCTCCCACCCGGCACCACCAAGCTCATCGACCAAGACGGCTCTATCGTCGGCAAACACGCCTCCGGGTCCGATGAAGCTGACATTGTCCTCATTCCTCGCGCATCAGACGACCCAGAGGATCCGCTCAACTGGACGAAGAAGCGAAAATGGTTGGCGACATCGTGTGTTCTTGTCTACACCATCATGATCGCGATTCCGAGTAGCGCGGTCTACTCTGTCGTGACGCCTATCAGAACAGCAACTggcttgtccttgtcggATATAAACAACGGGACAGGTATCATG TTTTTGTTCTATGGCTGGGGTTGCTTGATCTGGCAACCGTGCGCGCTGCAATATGGCAAACGGCCGGCATACCTTGCGTCTCTCCTCGCCAATATC GCTATTCTTGCCACTGCTCCGATGTGCACGAAAAAGCACACGTACCTGGCCAATCGAATCCTGCTTGGGCTTTTCGGAGCGCCGGTTGAGTCGCTATGCGAGATATCGATCACCGATATT TGGTTCGCGCACCAGCGCCCAAAGTACCTTGCGCTCTACGGATGGGGTCTATCCATGACAGGCAAGCTTGCTCCAATGCTGTCAGGTTTCATCAACGTTGGCATGGGCTGGGAGTGGACTCTGGTGAGGATCTCCGCAGGAGCATATTCCTGCCTAGAGATATTATTACTGACGCATCTCAAAACATTCCAGTGGTGGTGCGCCATCTTCAACGGTATTGCATTTGTCTATTGCTTCCTTTTCATGGAGGAGACCAATTACGACAGACCTGCAAGGCCGGTGGGAGACAACACGGCATTGATGTCCGACAACGGGGCTACTGATCATcagcagggcggcgatgatgcggACGAGAAGATGTCCGATAAAGCCGGCGACAGCAACTCCGCAAATGATGATAAGGCAGTCGATAGCGAGACCGGGCAGGTCTTTTTCCCCCGCAAGACATACGTTCAAAAGCTTGGTATCAAGGATAAGTCTAGGCCCAATCGCATGTTGGACATTGCGCTTGGCGGTCTCCGGGGATTCACATACCCTTCGGTTGTGTACGCAGG TTTGATGTACGGTGCGAACAacttggtctggtctggtGTGCAAAACGCTACTGCTGGTACAGTCTACACCACAATGTACGGCTTCTCGACAGCCGGTGTAGCTGCCGCATACGCAGGTGGTCTGCTTGGCACTATGGTCGG GGGCTACTACTGTGGCAAAGTTGGTCGACTCCTCACCATCAAACTCGCCcgccgcaacggcggcatATCAGAGTCTGAGCACTCTTTGTGGCTCTTCTCCGCGTCCATGTTCCTGGTTCCGTTCAGCATGCTTCTCTACGGGCTCGGCGTGACGTACCATATTCACTGGATGGGTCTCGTAATCTCCCAATTCACCCTTGCCATCAACAATGCACTCGCCGTATCAGGCTCCCTCGGCTACGCCATTGCCTCGTACCCCCAGCTGAGCGGTGACATGATCACCACTTGCGTCATCATCCGCAACACAATGTCTTTTGCAATCAACTACGGCATAACCCCCTGGTTGAATCAAATGGGTTACAGAGACACCTACATCATTGTTGCAGCAATTGGCTTCGTGTGGAATGCGAGCATATTCGTGGTGACAAAGTACGGTAGAAGCATTAGGGAGAAGAGCGCAGCTCGATATTGGAAACAAGTTGCTCAGGCTCATGCCAAAGGCTTAAGTCATTAA
- a CDS encoding Putative amidase, translating to MANTIIPPSWKELAQVCVDIQQKSIPKAFLLPDDQLPSKDRRNVQNVPYEAGILSVEELDMTEQDASSLRRKYQTGEWSVKQVITAFLKRTTIIHQLTNFATEILAEEALKTAEELDAYYQKTGQLRGQLHGIPVSVKEHIGMGGHITHAGFVSKITNVPLEDALSIQILKKAGAVIHVRTNQPQSLMHLDCNNNITGMTLNPHNLLCSPGGSSGGEGVSVGARCSVVGVGTDIGGSIRVPAAFNGCYGLRPTALRVPNLGNFGITSGQESIRGVVGPLGQSVDDLELFMSTMLETEPWDIETMLVPVPWRVVKPHPPVLRALRAAMGKLKEAGINVVDWKAHDHARGWDIVSALYFPQGPKPYLNTFAESGEPTLALTQHAFNFSKAEPLSVAENWDLNYKREAYRREYHALMKHLGVDFILCPAYVGAGVLQGGAEYWNYTAIWNVLDQPAAILPSGLRVDKSMDRLEEGYKPRNPDDEKEWRAFDSELLDGMPICLQLVGKHFQDEELLQAAKLVDQVLKK from the exons ATGGCAAACACCATAATTCCTCCGAGTTGGAAAGAGCTCGCACAAGTCTGTGTAGACATCCAGCAAAAGTCAATACCAAAAGCCTTTTTGCTTCCCGACGACCAGCTTCCCTCAAAAGACCGCCGGAACGTTCAAAATGTGCCATATGAAGCGGGGATTTTGTCAGTTGAAGAACTGGACATGACAGAGCAAGACGCTTCAAGCTTGCGACGGAAGTATCAGACAGGGGAATGGTCTGTGAAACAGGTTATCACGGCCTTTCTGAAGAGAACAACAATCATACATCAGTTG ACTAATTTTGCCACGGAGATACTTGCCGAGGAGGCTCTGAAAACGGCCGAAGAGCTCGATGCATATTATCAAAAGACAGGCCAGCTGCGCGGCCAGCTCCATGGTATCCCGGTTTCTGTCAAG GAACACATTGGGATGGGTGGCCATATTACCCACGCCGGCTTTGTATCCAAGATCACAAACGTCCCACTTGAAGATGCACTTTCCATCCAAATCTTGAAAAAGGCTGGAGCCGTAATCCATGTTCGCACCAATCAGCCCCAGAGTCTAATG CACTTGGATTGCAATAATAATATCACGGGTATGACACTGAACCCGCACAACCTGTTGTGTTCTCCCGGAGGCTCTtccggcggcgagggcgtaTCTGTTGGCGCCAGATGCTCCGTTGTTGGCGTCGGTACCGATATTGGCGGCAGCATTCGTGTTCCGGCAGCATTCAATGGATGTTACGGCCTTCGGCCTACTGCCCTTCGGGTTCCCAATCTCGGGAACTTTGGCATTACTTCTGGACAGGAAAGTATTCGCGGTGTGGTTGGCCCATTGGGTCAAAGCGTCGACGACTTGGAACTGTTCATGAGTACAATGCTTGAAACGGAGCCCTGGGACATTGAGACCATGTTGGTGCCAGTGCCATGGAG GGTCGTCAAACCACACCCACCGGTCCTTCGAGCCCTTCGCGCAGCCATGGGCAAGTTGAAAGAAGCGGGAATCAACGTCGTGGACTGGAAGGCTCACGACCATGCACGTGGTTGGGATATAGTG TCAGCTTTGTATTTCCCTCAAGGGCCGAAGCCATACCTGAATACATTCGCAGAGAGCGGAGAACCGACGCTTGCTCTCACCCAACACGCTTTCAACTTCTCCAAGGCGGAACCGCTCTCGGTAGCGGAGAACTGGGACTTGAACTATAAAAGAGAGGCATACAGACGAGAGTATCACGCCTTGATGAAGCACCTTGGTGTTGACTTTATTCTCTGTCCGGCTTATGTCGGGGCCGGGGTGTTGCAAGGTGGCGCAGAGTACTGGAACTACACTGCAATCTGGAATGTGCTTGATCAGCCTGCGGCCATTCTGCCCAGCGGACTCAGGGTTGATAAGTCAATGGATAGGCTTGAGGAGGGATATAAGCCCCGGAATCcagacgacgagaaggaaTGGAGAGCTT TTGATTCGGAGCTACTTGACGGCATGCCTATTTGCTTGCAGCTTGTTGGTAAACACTTCCAGGATGAGGAACTTCTTCAGGCAGCGAAGCTTGTTGATCAGGTTTTGAAGAAGTAA
- a CDS encoding Putative flavin amine oxidase, YjgF/YER057c/UK114 family, RutC-like superfamily — protein MSRLIETVDLSNTTTAYYAPATITRSGALVHVSGLPGNTKDGHVPADYESQIYLALLNLRKVILASDSAVSNIASLTLYIVDYDAAKRQHARHVQRFLGQHRPAMTLVPVQQLAVPGWLIEINAVVARPDLLTVSRILPSVQQQQAVDVVIIGAGLAGLSAAHQVRKAGLSCIVLEARDRVGGKTWSQPMENDGGRGVFDVGAAWINDTNQSKMFELARRYGAELIEQNTTGNCVLQDFEDKCSSFAYGELPNFNDATRSRLAQIRDMVEADCQALDVFRPKNTSFDSFTFEAYLKSRNADATALATATVWTRAMLGQEPRDISALYFLNYCKSGGGLLQMRSDRKDGGQFLRVRQGTQLFSKGMASSLPDGMVRLSSPVQAVVQGENRSVSIEAGGKVFSAQKVITTVPGPVLKAISFTPALPYQKRAWIESQTYGYYTKAMMQFSAPFWVEKGFCGLAQSFIGPASVVRDTSSPEDKKFVLTCFMAGEPGKVWAAMATAERENSLLDQLSHLYGVKDIRRLFLRMVLYEWVSDEYSGWGCPCTSLTPGVLDTLGGDALREPYRDIHFAGTETAGEWKGYMEGAVRSGERAAAEVVESLRGGIVSRL, from the exons ATGTCCCGCCTCATAGAGACTGTCGATTTATCAAACACAACTACGGCATACTATGCACCAGCAACGATCACGCGCAGTGGCGCTCTGGTGCATGTATCGGGCCTACCTGGCAACACCAAAGATGGCCATGTTCCAGCAGACTACGAATCGCAAATCTATCTTGCGCTGCTGAACCTGCGAAAAGTCATCCTGGCTTCGGATTCAGCGGTCTCAAACATTGCAAGCTTGACGCTCTACATTGTCGATTACGATGCCGCGAAGCGACAGCATGCCCGTCACGTCCAACGGTTCCTGGGACAGCACCGTCCAGCAATGACGCTCGTTCCCGTGCAGCAGCTCGCTGTTCCGGGATGGCTTATTGAGATCAATGCAGTCGTGGCTCGCCCGGATCTGCTGACTGTGTCTCGGATCTTACCATCtgtgcagcagcagcaagctgTCGATGTCGTCATTATCGGTGCGGGACTGGCGGGGCTTTCTGCAGCTCACCAAGTCCGAAAAGCCGGCCTTAGTTGCATTGTGTTGGAGGCCCGTGATCGTGTGGGCGGCAAAACGTGGAGCCAGCCGATGGAGAATgacggaggccgaggagttTTTGATGTCGGGGCAGCCTGGATCAACGACACGAACCAGAGCAAGATGTTCGAGCTCGCCAGAAGGTACGGAGCAGAGTTGATTGAGCAGAATACCACGGGAAACTGCGTTCTTCAGGATTTTGAAGACAAATGCAGCTCCTTTGCATATGGCGAGCTACCCAAC TTCAACGACGCAACTCGCAGTCGTCTAGCCCAAATTAGGGACATGGTGGAAGCAGATTGCCAGGCCCTTGACGTCTTCAGACCAAAGAACACATCATTCGATTCTTTTACATTTGAGGCATATCTTAAATCTCGAAATGCCGATGCTACCGCGCTTGCCACCGCTACAGTATGGACTCGAGCAATGTTGGGCCAGGAGCCGAGAGATATCTCGGCACTTTACTTTCTCAACTACTGCAAgtccggcggcggtctgCTGCAGATGCGGTCGGATAGAAAAGACGGAGGCCAATTCTTACGAGTCCGCCAGGGAACGCAGTTGTTTTCAAAGGGCATGGCGTCTTCGTTGCCTGATGGCATGGTCCGCCTCTCCAGCCCCGTACAAGCCGTCGTTCAAGGAGAGAACCGTTCTGTCAGCATCGAAGCTGGCGGGAAGGTCTTTTCGGCACAAAAGGTCATCACCACCGTCCCAGGCCCTGTTCTCAAGGCCATCTCTTTCACCCCAGCTCTGCCATATCAGAAGCGGGCCTGGATCGAGTCTCAAACCTACGGCTACTATACAAAAGCAATGATGCAGTTCAGCGCGCCATTCTGGGTCGAAAAGGGCTTCTGCGGCTTGGCGCAGTCTTTCATCGGGCCTGCTTCGGTAGTGCGTGACACGAGCAGCCCCGAAGACAAGAAGTTTGTCTTGACCTGTTTCATGGCAGGTGAACCTGGAAAAGTAtgggcggcgatggcaacCGCCGAGCGCGAAAACAGCTTGCTAGACCAGCTCAGCCATCTCTACGGGGTCAAAGATATCCGCCGTCTTTTCCTTCGCATGGTCCTGTATGAATGGGTCAGTGATGAGTACTCTGGGTGGGGATGTCCCTGCACATCACTCACtcccggcgtcctcgacacACTGGGAGGAGACGCACTCCGGGAGCCGTATCGTGATATTCACTTTGCGGGGACCGAGACGGCAGGCGAGTGGAAGGGTTACATGGAAGGCGCTGTACGAAGCGGAGAGCGGGCAGCGGCCGAGGTTGTGGAAAGTCTTAGAGGCGGCATCGTGTCCCGCCTGTAA